In one Perca fluviatilis chromosome 7, GENO_Pfluv_1.0, whole genome shotgun sequence genomic region, the following are encoded:
- the LOC120561576 gene encoding phospholemman-like encodes MSKICALVLMTLVSLVLAEEQNLEEDPFTFDYHRLRVGGLILAAVLCLIGITILFSGHCRCKFNQDKRRRTGSNAQQMLSDQGRSCDC; translated from the exons ATGTCAAAGATCTGTGCTTTGGTGTTGATGACAC TTGTGTCCCTGGTGCTGGCGGAAGAACAGAACT TGGAAGAGGACCCATTCACCTTtg ACTACCACAGACTGCGTGTTGGAGGCCTGATTCTAGCTGCTGTCCTCTGTCTCATTGGCATCACCATCCTGTTCA GTGGCCACTGCAGGTGCAAATTCAACCAGGACAAGAG GAGGAGGACAGGAAGCAATGCTCAGCAGATGCTCTCCGACCAAG gtcgTTCCTGCGACTGCTAG